In Arcanobacterium wilhelmae, the following are encoded in one genomic region:
- a CDS encoding patatin-like phospholipase family protein: protein MKIALVLGSGGARGYAHIGVIEEIKKRGHEIVAIAGCSMGAVVGGVEAAGHLDEFTTWVSGLSKLDVLRLIGFTIREPGIVNPRKVMARIDDMVGGVRIEDLPIPFTAVATNLITGREVWFQQGSLAAAIRASMAVPSIVTPVHLNGQLLADGGLVNPVPMEAVAAVKADATLAVSLAKGRTANVDDPRMFAGGAAGPVSSDDVREESEEHPALPVWETYHNLPKSLRTRDVADLSISAMQAIIERFRWAANPASYVIEIPYTTAGTMDLHRAAEVIEVGRTEAIAALDAYGL from the coding sequence ATGAAGATTGCACTGGTTCTTGGTTCTGGCGGCGCTCGCGGATATGCGCATATCGGCGTGATCGAGGAGATCAAGAAACGCGGCCACGAGATCGTGGCGATCGCGGGCTGCTCGATGGGCGCGGTTGTGGGCGGCGTTGAAGCGGCCGGGCACCTAGACGAGTTCACAACGTGGGTGAGCGGCCTGTCGAAATTGGACGTGCTGCGCCTGATCGGGTTTACGATCCGTGAGCCCGGCATTGTGAACCCGCGCAAGGTGATGGCCCGGATTGATGACATGGTGGGCGGCGTTCGCATCGAGGATCTGCCGATCCCGTTCACGGCGGTGGCCACGAACCTGATCACCGGGCGTGAGGTGTGGTTCCAGCAGGGGAGCCTCGCAGCGGCGATCCGCGCGTCGATGGCGGTTCCGTCGATCGTCACGCCCGTGCATCTCAACGGCCAGCTCCTTGCCGACGGCGGTCTGGTGAACCCGGTTCCGATGGAGGCGGTTGCGGCCGTGAAGGCGGACGCGACGCTCGCGGTGTCGCTCGCGAAGGGCCGCACGGCAAACGTGGACGATCCGCGCATGTTCGCAGGCGGCGCTGCCGGCCCGGTTTCTTCCGACGACGTTCGCGAGGAGAGCGAGGAACACCCCGCGCTTCCCGTGTGGGAGACGTACCATAACCTGCCGAAATCCCTGCGCACACGCGATGTTGCCGACCTATCGATTTCCGCGATGCAGGCGATTATCGAGCGTTTTCGTTGGGCGGCGAACCCGGCGTCGTATGTGATCGAGATTCCGTACACGACGGCTGGCACGATGGACTTGCACCGCGCGGCCGAGGTGATCGAGGTGGGGCGCACGGAGGCGATCGCCGCTCTCGACGCCTACGGGCTCTAG